A region of Plantactinospora sp. BC1 DNA encodes the following proteins:
- a CDS encoding beta-1,6-galactanase, with protein sequence MVTRRAVLGGAGAAAGAAATGGLLGAGTARADATISVTPGADFGAWEGWGTSLAWWANVFGNRDDFADIFFTTRSVAYNGVTLPGLGLTIARYNLGACSWNSVDDASMVASPNIPSFKQIEGFWQDWRNTDPASSAWNWNADANQRAALTKATQRGAVSELFANSPMWWMCLNHNPSGAAGGGNNLQSWNYAQHAYHLAVTARRARDSWGVTFRTVDPFNEPSSSWWTATGTQEGCHIDASIQRTVLAHLRTALDDQGLTGVAISASDETSYDLARTTWNSFDAATRAVVRQVNVHGYQGSGGRRDLLYNDVRAAGKVLWNSETGDSDGTGITMAKNLCLDWTWLHPTAWVYWQVMDPSAGWAAIAYDPTTHTPGAVQPKYHVLAQFTRHIRPGMRILNTGNGSAVAAYDAAARRLVVVAVNTGAAQTLTFDLSAFGTVTGGVTRWTTVPAGADRYTRRTDVRLSGKSVSLAFPAASVQTLEIDGVSP encoded by the coding sequence ATGGTCACACGGAGAGCCGTGCTCGGCGGGGCCGGCGCGGCGGCGGGCGCCGCCGCGACGGGCGGCCTGCTCGGCGCGGGCACCGCCCGGGCGGATGCCACCATCAGCGTCACACCCGGCGCCGACTTCGGCGCCTGGGAGGGCTGGGGCACCTCGCTCGCCTGGTGGGCCAACGTCTTCGGCAACCGGGACGACTTCGCCGACATCTTCTTCACCACCAGGTCGGTGGCGTACAACGGGGTCACGCTGCCCGGCCTCGGGCTCACCATCGCCCGCTACAACCTGGGCGCGTGCAGTTGGAACTCGGTCGACGACGCGAGCATGGTGGCCTCGCCCAACATCCCCTCGTTCAAGCAGATCGAGGGCTTCTGGCAGGACTGGCGCAACACCGACCCGGCCTCCTCGGCCTGGAACTGGAACGCCGACGCCAACCAGCGAGCCGCCCTGACGAAGGCGACCCAGCGGGGCGCGGTCAGCGAACTCTTCGCCAACTCCCCCATGTGGTGGATGTGCCTCAACCACAACCCGTCGGGCGCGGCGGGCGGCGGCAACAACCTCCAGTCCTGGAACTACGCGCAGCACGCCTACCATCTGGCGGTCACCGCCCGCCGTGCGCGGGACAGCTGGGGGGTGACCTTCCGGACGGTCGACCCCTTCAACGAGCCGTCGTCGAGCTGGTGGACCGCGACGGGCACCCAGGAGGGGTGCCACATCGACGCGAGCATTCAGCGGACGGTCCTGGCCCACCTGCGGACGGCCCTCGACGACCAGGGCCTCACCGGCGTCGCGATCTCGGCCTCCGACGAGACCAGCTACGACCTCGCCCGGACCACCTGGAACAGCTTCGACGCCGCCACCAGGGCGGTGGTCCGCCAGGTGAACGTGCACGGCTACCAGGGCAGCGGCGGCCGGCGGGACCTGCTCTACAACGACGTCAGGGCGGCCGGCAAGGTGCTCTGGAACTCGGAGACCGGCGACAGCGACGGCACCGGCATCACCATGGCCAAGAACCTCTGCCTCGACTGGACCTGGTTGCACCCCACCGCCTGGGTCTACTGGCAGGTGATGGACCCGAGCGCGGGATGGGCAGCCATCGCGTACGACCCGACCACGCATACCCCCGGAGCGGTCCAGCCGAAGTACCACGTCCTGGCGCAGTTCACCCGGCACATCCGCCCCGGTATGCGGATCCTGAACACCGGCAACGGCAGCGCGGTGGCGGCGTACGACGCGGCCGCCCGACGACTGGTCGTCGTCGCGGTCAACACCGGCGCCGCACAGACCCTCACGTTCGACCTCTCCGCCTTCGGCACGGTCACCGGCGGCGTGACCCGGTGGACCACCGTCCCGGCCGGTGCCGACCGCTACACCCGTCGCACCGACGTCCGGCTCAGCGGCAAGTCGGTCAGCCTCGCCTTCCCCGCCGCCTCCGTGCAGACTCTGGAGATCGACGGGGTGAGCCCCTGA
- a CDS encoding CdaR family transcriptional regulator, whose protein sequence is MTERSRQRPGRPAAPSASSARDEWLVDVANAAASDAGGVPVALLGDYLSLLADAAVSGRRPRRAELDAVGRLGRQAAEQGISAGRVVQLYLSAARRLWTDLPMVVRSRDREAVRAAAAAVLQVIDEAVATLAEGYAVARRDLVRREETLRRELIDDLLRGDSDLGALVERSEPFGLDLARAHQVALAAPSRRLPDTEAAISTLEAVIFDRLGDRDVLVATKDGLLVVLAPAEAASAGRAAPVDDPRNDLGRLMHGELNRLRHGRPWRIAVGRPHPGLYGIARSYEEAREALTMAERLHVTNPVVNAHDLLVYRVLLRDQPAIVDLVSAVLSPLTLARGGAQPLLDTMDAYFGTGAVATETAKRLHVSVRTVTYRLERIKRLIGYDPTDPQHRFTLHAAVLGARALNWPASPLPTAG, encoded by the coding sequence GTGACCGAACGCAGCAGGCAACGCCCTGGCAGACCTGCGGCGCCGTCCGCGTCGTCGGCCCGGGACGAGTGGCTGGTCGACGTGGCCAATGCCGCCGCCAGCGACGCCGGTGGCGTCCCGGTCGCCCTGCTCGGCGACTATCTCTCGCTGCTGGCCGACGCCGCGGTCAGTGGACGCCGCCCCAGACGTGCCGAGCTCGACGCGGTGGGCCGGCTCGGTCGGCAAGCCGCCGAGCAGGGGATCTCGGCCGGCCGGGTGGTGCAGTTGTACCTGTCGGCGGCGCGACGGCTCTGGACCGACCTGCCGATGGTCGTCCGGTCCCGGGACCGTGAGGCGGTACGGGCCGCTGCCGCGGCCGTACTCCAGGTCATCGACGAAGCGGTGGCGACGCTCGCCGAGGGCTACGCGGTGGCGCGGCGCGACCTGGTCCGGCGCGAGGAGACGCTGCGCCGGGAGCTGATCGACGACCTGCTGCGCGGCGACTCCGACCTCGGTGCCCTTGTCGAGCGCTCCGAGCCGTTCGGGCTCGACCTGGCGCGGGCGCACCAGGTGGCGCTCGCCGCGCCGAGCCGGCGCCTGCCCGACACCGAGGCCGCGATCAGCACCCTGGAAGCGGTGATCTTCGACCGGCTCGGCGACCGGGACGTCCTGGTGGCCACCAAGGACGGGCTGCTGGTCGTGCTCGCCCCGGCCGAGGCGGCCTCGGCCGGCCGGGCGGCCCCCGTCGACGATCCGCGCAACGATCTCGGGCGACTGATGCACGGCGAGCTGAACCGCCTTCGGCACGGCCGTCCCTGGCGGATCGCCGTCGGCCGGCCGCACCCCGGGCTCTACGGGATCGCCCGCTCGTACGAGGAGGCACGCGAGGCGTTGACCATGGCCGAGCGACTACACGTCACCAACCCGGTCGTCAACGCCCATGACCTCCTGGTGTACCGGGTGCTGCTCCGCGACCAGCCTGCCATCGTCGACCTCGTCTCCGCCGTCCTCAGCCCGCTGACCCTGGCCCGGGGTGGTGCCCAGCCGCTGCTGGACACCATGGACGCCTACTTCGGCACCGGCGCGGTGGCCACGGAGACGGCGAAACGGCTACACGTCTCGGTACGGACCGTGACCTACCGGCTGGAGCGGATCAAGAGGTTGATCGGCTACGACCCGACCGACCCGCAGCACCGGTTCACCCTGCACGCCGCGGTACTGGGCGCCCGGGCGCTCAACTGGCCGGCCAGCCCGCTGCCCACCGCCGGCTGA
- a CDS encoding DUF3040 domain-containing protein — protein sequence MLSEAEQRRLAAIEAGLRLDDPEFVYRFTAEPRSRQTDGWRELTAIIAFLVAVTAAGAGLYILSAIGAVVSAIVTVRLWSLYRRR from the coding sequence ATGCTCTCCGAAGCGGAACAGCGGCGCCTCGCCGCGATCGAGGCCGGGCTCCGGCTCGACGACCCGGAGTTCGTCTACCGGTTCACCGCCGAGCCACGGAGCCGGCAGACGGATGGATGGCGTGAACTGACCGCGATCATCGCGTTCCTGGTCGCGGTGACGGCGGCGGGCGCCGGCCTGTACATCCTGAGCGCGATCGGCGCCGTCGTCTCGGCGATCGTCACGGTGCGACTCTGGAGCCTGTACCGGCGTCGATGA